One stretch of Malus domestica chromosome 14, GDT2T_hap1 DNA includes these proteins:
- the LOC103414933 gene encoding L10-interacting MYB domain-containing protein-like isoform X3: MYAGSSTTSDHVRANWTPSQDNFFIDLMLEQVSKGNKTGHGFRKQAWADMIVLFNNEFGFKYDTDILKNRYKRLRKQYSEMKSLVDQGNFRWDETQQMITADDDVWNNYIKLLMEDTVFHVTIWTLRTKIMDQFFVELMLDEVRKGNKVGCTFKKKSWITMITCFNEKFGFQHGRAVLKNRYNVLRKHYSSVNALLDQKGFTWDETQQKVVADDPVWNKYIEAHPSFHMYRNKAMPYYSDLCVICGNEARLLKEVPSNCNEALDKGTVAKKIDGDATPIVDKQNVQKKALDSSDVKNLSDQKERHSHDVTQTLHQSKKPQRTDGVAANALGDMAVAESPLKKKLKKEASVSIEKVIDVLKAIPDIDDDLLLDAVDLLEDEKRARMFLALHPALRKKWLMRKLRPQ; the protein is encoded by the exons ATGTATGCCGGTTCTTCTACCACCAGTGACCATGTAAGGGCTAACTGGACTCCATCACAAGACAATTTCTTCATTGACCTTATGCTAGAACAAGTGAGCAAAGGGAACAAAACTGGTCATGGATTTAGGAAACAAGCTTGGGCAGATATGATTGTACTCTTTAATAATGAATTTGGGTTTAAGTATGATACAGATATTCTGAAAAATCGATACAAAAGATTGAGGAAGCAGTACAGCGAGATGAAGAGTCTTGTTGATCAGGGAAACTTTAGATGGGATGAAACGCAACAGATGATAACAGCTGACGATGATGTGTGGAATAATTATATCAAG TTGCTGATGGAAGATACAGTCTTTCATGTTACGATATGGACTTTGAGAACGAAG ATTATGGACCAATTTTTCGTTGAACTAATGTTGGATGAAGTGCGCAAAGGGAATAAGGTTGGTTGCACTTTCAAGAAGAAATCATGGATTACCATGATCACATGCTTTAATGAGAAATTCGGGTTTCAGCATGGTAGGGCTGTATTGAAAAATCGGTACAATGTCCTCAGGAAACATTACAGTAGCGTTAACGCCCTGCTTGATCAAAAGGGTTTTACTTGGGATGAAACACAACAAAAGGTGGTAGCTGATGATCCGGTTTGGAACAAATATATAGAG GCACATCCCAGTTTCCACATGTACAGAAATAAAGCTATGCCATATTATTCCGATTTGTGTGTCATATGCGGAAATGAGGCTAGACTTTTGAAAGAAGTTCCATCAAACTGCAATGAAGCTCTTGACAAGGGAACCGTTGCTAAGAAAATTGACGGAGATGCTACACCTATTGTTGACAAACAAAATGTTCAGAAAAAAGCATTGGATTCAAGTGATGTCAAGAATTTATCAGATCAAAAGGAAAGGCACAGTCACGATGTCACACAAACCTTACACCAGTCTAAGAAACCACAAAGAACGGATGGAGTTGCGGCCAATGCTCTGGGAGATATGGCAGTTGCAGAGTCACCGTTGAAGAAGAAactgaagaaagaggcatctgTATCCATAGAGAAAGTTATTGATGTCTTAAAGGCTATACCGGACATTGATGATGATTTACTACTGGATGCCGTTGACCTTTTGGAGGATGAGAAGAGAGCCAGGATGTTTTTAGCATTGCACCCCGCTCTGCGAAAGAAGTGGTTGATGAGAAAGCTTCGTCCACAGtga
- the LOC103414933 gene encoding L10-interacting MYB domain-containing protein-like isoform X1, protein MYAGSSTTSDHVRANWTPSQDNFFIDLMLEQVSKGNKTGHGFRKQAWADMIVLFNNEFGFKYDTDILKNRYKRLRKQYSEMKSLVDQGNFRWDETQQMITADDDVWNNYIKAHPEMQPYRTKVISHYDELCIICGHAVADGRYSLSCYDMDFENEARGMEFQDPTDADPKKIDWSQIMDQFFVELMLDEVRKGNKVGCTFKKKSWITMITCFNEKFGFQHGRAVLKNRYNVLRKHYSSVNALLDQKGFTWDETQQKVVADDPVWNKYIEAHPSFHMYRNKAMPYYSDLCVICGNEARLLKEVPSNCNEALDKGTVAKKIDGDATPIVDKQNVQKKALDSSDVKNLSDQKERHSHDVTQTLHQSKKPQRTDGVAANALGDMAVAESPLKKKLKKEASVSIEKVIDVLKAIPDIDDDLLLDAVDLLEDEKRARMFLALHPALRKKWLMRKLRPQ, encoded by the exons ATGTATGCCGGTTCTTCTACCACCAGTGACCATGTAAGGGCTAACTGGACTCCATCACAAGACAATTTCTTCATTGACCTTATGCTAGAACAAGTGAGCAAAGGGAACAAAACTGGTCATGGATTTAGGAAACAAGCTTGGGCAGATATGATTGTACTCTTTAATAATGAATTTGGGTTTAAGTATGATACAGATATTCTGAAAAATCGATACAAAAGATTGAGGAAGCAGTACAGCGAGATGAAGAGTCTTGTTGATCAGGGAAACTTTAGATGGGATGAAACGCAACAGATGATAACAGCTGACGATGATGTGTGGAATAATTATATCAAG GCCCACCCTGAAATGCAACCGTACAGAACAAAAGTCATTTCGCATTATGACGAGTTGTGCATAATATGTGGCCATGCAGTTGCTGATGGAAGATACAGTCTTTCATGTTACGATATGGACTTTGAGAACGAAG CAAGAGGAATGGAATTTCAAGATCCCACTGATGCTGATCCTAAAAAAATTGACTGGTCACAGATTATGGACCAATTTTTCGTTGAACTAATGTTGGATGAAGTGCGCAAAGGGAATAAGGTTGGTTGCACTTTCAAGAAGAAATCATGGATTACCATGATCACATGCTTTAATGAGAAATTCGGGTTTCAGCATGGTAGGGCTGTATTGAAAAATCGGTACAATGTCCTCAGGAAACATTACAGTAGCGTTAACGCCCTGCTTGATCAAAAGGGTTTTACTTGGGATGAAACACAACAAAAGGTGGTAGCTGATGATCCGGTTTGGAACAAATATATAGAG GCACATCCCAGTTTCCACATGTACAGAAATAAAGCTATGCCATATTATTCCGATTTGTGTGTCATATGCGGAAATGAGGCTAGACTTTTGAAAGAAGTTCCATCAAACTGCAATGAAGCTCTTGACAAGGGAACCGTTGCTAAGAAAATTGACGGAGATGCTACACCTATTGTTGACAAACAAAATGTTCAGAAAAAAGCATTGGATTCAAGTGATGTCAAGAATTTATCAGATCAAAAGGAAAGGCACAGTCACGATGTCACACAAACCTTACACCAGTCTAAGAAACCACAAAGAACGGATGGAGTTGCGGCCAATGCTCTGGGAGATATGGCAGTTGCAGAGTCACCGTTGAAGAAGAAactgaagaaagaggcatctgTATCCATAGAGAAAGTTATTGATGTCTTAAAGGCTATACCGGACATTGATGATGATTTACTACTGGATGCCGTTGACCTTTTGGAGGATGAGAAGAGAGCCAGGATGTTTTTAGCATTGCACCCCGCTCTGCGAAAGAAGTGGTTGATGAGAAAGCTTCGTCCACAGtga
- the LOC103414933 gene encoding L10-interacting MYB domain-containing protein-like isoform X2 codes for MYAGSSTTSDHVRANWTPSQDNFFIDLMLEQYDTDILKNRYKRLRKQYSEMKSLVDQGNFRWDETQQMITADDDVWNNYIKAHPEMQPYRTKVISHYDELCIICGHAVADGRYSLSCYDMDFENEARGMEFQDPTDADPKKIDWSQIMDQFFVELMLDEVRKGNKVGCTFKKKSWITMITCFNEKFGFQHGRAVLKNRYNVLRKHYSSVNALLDQKGFTWDETQQKVVADDPVWNKYIEAHPSFHMYRNKAMPYYSDLCVICGNEARLLKEVPSNCNEALDKGTVAKKIDGDATPIVDKQNVQKKALDSSDVKNLSDQKERHSHDVTQTLHQSKKPQRTDGVAANALGDMAVAESPLKKKLKKEASVSIEKVIDVLKAIPDIDDDLLLDAVDLLEDEKRARMFLALHPALRKKWLMRKLRPQ; via the exons ATGTATGCCGGTTCTTCTACCACCAGTGACCATGTAAGGGCTAACTGGACTCCATCACAAGACAATTTCTTCATTGACCTTATGCTAGAACAA TATGATACAGATATTCTGAAAAATCGATACAAAAGATTGAGGAAGCAGTACAGCGAGATGAAGAGTCTTGTTGATCAGGGAAACTTTAGATGGGATGAAACGCAACAGATGATAACAGCTGACGATGATGTGTGGAATAATTATATCAAG GCCCACCCTGAAATGCAACCGTACAGAACAAAAGTCATTTCGCATTATGACGAGTTGTGCATAATATGTGGCCATGCAGTTGCTGATGGAAGATACAGTCTTTCATGTTACGATATGGACTTTGAGAACGAAG CAAGAGGAATGGAATTTCAAGATCCCACTGATGCTGATCCTAAAAAAATTGACTGGTCACAGATTATGGACCAATTTTTCGTTGAACTAATGTTGGATGAAGTGCGCAAAGGGAATAAGGTTGGTTGCACTTTCAAGAAGAAATCATGGATTACCATGATCACATGCTTTAATGAGAAATTCGGGTTTCAGCATGGTAGGGCTGTATTGAAAAATCGGTACAATGTCCTCAGGAAACATTACAGTAGCGTTAACGCCCTGCTTGATCAAAAGGGTTTTACTTGGGATGAAACACAACAAAAGGTGGTAGCTGATGATCCGGTTTGGAACAAATATATAGAG GCACATCCCAGTTTCCACATGTACAGAAATAAAGCTATGCCATATTATTCCGATTTGTGTGTCATATGCGGAAATGAGGCTAGACTTTTGAAAGAAGTTCCATCAAACTGCAATGAAGCTCTTGACAAGGGAACCGTTGCTAAGAAAATTGACGGAGATGCTACACCTATTGTTGACAAACAAAATGTTCAGAAAAAAGCATTGGATTCAAGTGATGTCAAGAATTTATCAGATCAAAAGGAAAGGCACAGTCACGATGTCACACAAACCTTACACCAGTCTAAGAAACCACAAAGAACGGATGGAGTTGCGGCCAATGCTCTGGGAGATATGGCAGTTGCAGAGTCACCGTTGAAGAAGAAactgaagaaagaggcatctgTATCCATAGAGAAAGTTATTGATGTCTTAAAGGCTATACCGGACATTGATGATGATTTACTACTGGATGCCGTTGACCTTTTGGAGGATGAGAAGAGAGCCAGGATGTTTTTAGCATTGCACCCCGCTCTGCGAAAGAAGTGGTTGATGAGAAAGCTTCGTCCACAGtga